TCGGCTTTCGGGGCGAGGCCCTGCCCTCGCTCGGCGCGGTCGGGCGCCTGACGCTGACCAGCCGCCGCACGGAGACCGACCAAGCCTGGTCGCTCGGCGTCGATGCCGGCACGGTCGGCACGCCGCGCCCTGCGGCGCTCCGCCACGGCACGCGCGTCGAGGTCACCGACCTGTTCTACGCGACGCCAGCGCGCCTGAAATTCCTCAAGAGCGAGCGCAGCGAGGTCCAGGCCGTGCAGGACGTGATCGAGCGCCTGGCGCTCGCGGCGCCCTCGGTCGCTTTCAGCCTCAGGACCGACGGCCGCGACGTTCTGCGTTGCGAGACCGAAGGCGCCGACCTCTTCGACCGGCAGCAGCGCCGGGTCGGCCAGATCCTCGGCCGCGCGACGATGGACGCGACCGTCGCGGTCGAGGTCGAGCGCGACGGCGTCCGGCTGAGCGGGCTGCTCGGCCTGCCGACCGCCAGCCGCACCAACGCCCGCGCTCAGTATCTCTTCGTCAACGGGCGGCCCGTGCAGGACCCGCTGCTGCGGAGCGCCCTGCGCGGCGCGTACACCGACCTGCTGGCCAAGGGCCGCCACCCGGTCGCCGTCCTGTTCGTCGCGCTCGCGCCGGACCGTGTGGACGTCAACGTGCATCCCGCCAAAGCCGAGGTGCGCTTCCGCGAGCCGGGCGCCATCCGCAACCTGATCGTCGGCGGCCTGCGGCAGGCGCTGTCGGCGTCCGGTCACATGGCCGCGCCCGGCGGCAGCCTGGGCGCGCCCCAGGCGTTTCGCAGCGGCCTCCCCGCGGGCCGGAGACCGCTGTCGCCGGGTCTGGCCGAGGCGGCGGTCGCCTACCAGGCCCCTGCAATCGGCCAGGACCGCCTCGGCGACATGCCGCCGGGAGCGCGCGCGCCCGAGCCCCTGCCGTCATCGGCCGCGGCTTCCGATCCCACCTATCCGCTGGGCGCCGCCCGCGCCCAGCTCCACGACAGCTACATCGTCGCCCAGACCGCCGACGGCCTGGTCCTGGTCGACCAGCACGCCGCGCACGAGCGTATTGTCTACGAGCGGCTCAAGGCCGAGCTGGCGTCGGGCGGCGTGCGCCGGCAAGGGCTGCTCCTGCCCGAAGTCGTCGAGCTGGGCGAGCGCGATGCCCAGTCGGTCCTGGCTCATGCGCCCGAGTTGCTCCGGCTGGGCCTCGCGGTCGAGGCCTTCGGTCCCGGCGCGATCTTGGTTCGCGAGACGCCGGCCATGCTGGGCGCGGCCGACGCCGGCGCGCTGGTCCGCGACCTGGCGGACGATCTGGCCGACCTGGGCGAGGCCCTCTCGCTCGGCGAGGCCCTGTTCGCGGTCAGCGCGCGCATGGCGTGCCACGGCAGCGTCCGTGCGGGACGGCGGCTGACCCTCGGTGAGATGGACGCCCTGCTGCGCACCATGGAGCGCACGCCCAACGCCGGGCAGTGCAATCACGGCCGCCCGACATTCATCACCCTGGAGCTCAACGATATCGAGCGGCTGTTCGGCCGCCGCTGACCCCAAGCGCGGGCTTGCCAAAGGACCCGAAGCTTGCCACGTAAAGCGCAACCGCGGCCGCTGGAGGTCGACGGCCACCAAGAATGCACGCAGGTCAATGACTTGGTGGATTCGTTGGTGCTAGACCAGACGGGTGGAGCGTGCCGAAGCGGCCGCCCGCCGGCTGGATCGACCTTTCTCTCCCCGTGAGCGCACGCAATGGCCTATGTCGTCACCGAAGCCTGCATCAAGTGCAAGTACATGGATTGCGTCGAAGTCTGTCCGGTCGACTGCTTCTACGAGGGCGAGAACATGCTCGTCATCAATCCCGACGAGTGCATCGACTGCGGCGTGTGCGAACCGGAGTGCCCGGCCGAGGCGATCCTGCCCGACATGGACCCGGTCGCCGAGAAGTGGGCCGAGCTGAACCGCCAGTACAGCACGGGCTCCTGGCCGAACATCACGCGCAAGGGCGAAGCGCCGGCCGACGCCGAGGAATTCCAGGGCGTCGAGAACAAGTACGAGCGCTATTTCAGCAGCGAGCCCGGCGAAGGCACCTGACCGCGATCGCCGTCGCGTCCCGCCGATCGGTTGCCATTGAGACGATTGCGTAGGGCTGCCCTAACCAGGGCGCTCTGTACGTGTGCACGTTTTTATGCTATAACCGATTAGTTTTTATGAATAGTGCCTACCCGGTCGGCACGTTCTCATGGTCCGGCGAGTCAGGGCCAGCAAGTGGACGGCGCCTTTGAACGAGTTGCCTGCTTTTTGTCCGGTCTGTCCCGCAGTCCGGCAAATACCTCGTTCGGCCTTCGTGGCACGGTGAAGCAGAGGAGCGGCTGCCCATGGCGAAAGTAATGAGCTTCGAGCCCGGCGACTACGTCGTTTATCCGTCGCACGGTGTCGGGCGCATTCGCGCCATCGAGACCGAGAACATCGCCGGCTTGCAGCTCGAGATGTACGTCGTTTCGTTCGAGAACGAGCGCCTGATCCTCCGCGTGCCCGTGAACAAGGTCTCCAAGTCCGGCATGCGCAAGCTGTCGACCAAGGACACGATCGGCTCGGCCATGGACGCGCTGCGCGGCAAGCCCAAGCCCCGCCGGCAGGTCATGTGGAGCCGCCGCGCCCAGGAGTACGAAGCGAAGATCAATTCGGGCGACCCGGTCTCGATCGCCGAGGTGGTGCGGGAGCTGCATCGCGCCGACGACGTCGACCAGTCCTACAGCGAGCGGCAGATGTACCGCGCCGCGCTCGAGCGCCTCGCCCGCGAGGTCGCCGCGATCGAGAAGATCGACGAGGAAGCCGCGACCGAGAAGCTCGAGAAGTTCCTGGCGGCGCAGCAGGCGGCCGCTTAAGTCGTCTCGCCTCGCCGGAAGCGCGTTCGGACGGACGGGCTTCCGGCGAGGCGGAGTCCCGGCGCGTCTACACCGAAAGCAGACTCGCCCGCTTCGACTCGATCACGTCCCAGATGCGGCCCTCGAGATTGACGCCGTCGAAGCGGTCGATCTCCTGCAGCCCGGTCGGCGAGGTCACGTTGATCTCCGTCAGATACGGGCCGATCACGTCGATCCCCACGAAGACCAGCCCCTTCTCCTTCAGGGTCGGCCCGATCAGGGCGCAGATCTCACGGTCGCGCTCGGTCATGTCCGCCTTCTCGGCCCGTCCGCCGCTGTGCATGTTCGCGCGCGCCTCGCCGCTTGCCGGCACCCGGTTGATGGCGCCGGCCGGCTCGCCGTCGATCAGGATGACGCGCTTGTCGCCGGCCCGCACCTCCGGGAGATAGCGCTGGACCATGAGAGGCTCGTTGGTCGTCGAGGCGAAGAACTCGAGCAGGGCGTTCAGGTTGTCGTCTTCCGGCCTGATGTGGAACACGCGCGAGCCGCCATTGCCGTAGAGCGGCTTGACGATGATGTCCTGGTACTCTTGCCGGAAGGCACGGATCTCGGCCGGGTCGTGCGTGATCAGCGTCGGCGGCATCAGGTCGACGAAATGAGTGACGAACAGCTTTTCCGGCGCGTTGCGGACCTCCGCCGGATCGTTGACGACCAGCGTCCTGGGGTGGATCCGCTCGAGAAGATGCGTGGCGCCGATATAGGCCATGTCGAACGGTGGATCCTGCCGCATCAGCACGACGTCGAGCGCCGCGAGATCGATCGTCTCCACCGGGCCGAGGGTGAAATGGTCGCCCTTGACCCGGCGGACGTTCAGAGGCCGCGCCTTCGCGTAGATCCGCCCCTGCCGGTAGGACAGGTCCTTCGGCAGGTAGTGATAGAGCCCGTGGCCGCGGCGCTCCGCCTCGAGCGCGAGCACGAACGTGCTGTCGGCGTTGATGTCGATCGGCTCGATGGGATCCATCTGGATGGCGACGGCAAGGCTCAAGGAACGTTCCTCCGGTTGTCCGGCTCCGGTATGACGGCCGCGGACTATACCATCCCGCGGCGGCGGAGCCATGGCCGGGACGGCGCGCTTGACAAGCCCGGGACCGGCCGGGTGTCATCGGCGCCCGTCCGACCTGCATCTGGATCCCGGTCATGGCCTACGACGACGACAACATCTTCGCCCGCATCCTGCGCGGCGAGATCCCGAGCCGGAAGGTCTACGAGGACGAGCACGCCCTGGCGTTCGAGGACATCAACCCCCAGGCGCCGGTCCATGTCCTTGTGATCCCGAAGGGCCGCTATGTCTCGATGGCCGACTTCGGCACGACGGCGTCACCCGCCGAGATTACGGGATTCTTTCGCGCCGTGGCGACGGTCGCCGCGCAGCTCGGCCTGGACCGACCGGGTTACCGGATGCTCGCCAACCACGGCGACGCCGCGGGCCAGGAGGTTCCTCATTTCCACGTTCATCTGTTCGGCGGCCGCAAGCTGGGGCCGATGCTGACGCGCGTTCAGGCGGACTGAGAGCGGCGCCGCCTCACGAGAAGGATCGCGAGCGCGATGGCCAGACCGAACGCCGCGCCGACTCCGTTGGCCGCCAGGTCGGCGACATCCGGCTGACGATTGGGCACGTAGCCTTGCAATATCTCGATCGCGCCGCTCGCCAGGACAGTGCCGATCGCAGCGGCGATCAGGCCGACAGGACTGCGCGCGAACAGGAGGGCGGTGCCTGCAAGCGCCCCATAGGCGAGGAAGTGATGCAGCTTGTCCGTACCCGGCACGCTCTCCGCGACGGGACCGAGCGAGGCGGCCACGACCATGGACCACAGCAGCAGCCAGACCACGAAGCCGACGGTCCTCAGCGCCGATCGGCCGCCGTCGCCTTTCTCGACCTGGGCGCGGGTGATGTCGGCGGCCGCGCGGGCGGCGCGACTGGGGGACAGGCTCATGGCGCCCCGTCCCCCAATTGCAAGCCTCGCAGCCTCATTCCGACGCTCAGTCCCGACCTTCCGGTGACGCCAACGCACGCGCCATGTTGCAGAGCGCTTCCTGATACTTGCGGTTCGGCACGGCCGCGAAGTTCCGGGCCAGCTCGAGCAGCATGCGCTGTTGCGGCATGAGCTCCTGGTTCCGGCTGCGCGCGGCGTTCTCGGGATCGACATCCTCGAAGAAGTAGCCGATGTCGACGCCCAACGCCTGGGCGATCTGGTAAAGCCGGCCGGCCGAGATACGGTTGATGCCGGTCTCGTACTTATGCGCCTGCTGGTAGGTCACGCCGATCAGCTCAGCCATCTGCTGCTGGGTCAGGCCCAGCATGATCCGCCGCTGGCGGATGCGCAGGCTGACATAACGGTCGACGTCCATGGCGCGGCTGCGGCCGCCCGCAGGCTTGGCAGGCAGATTTTCCGCAAGTTGGGGCATTGAGGTCATCTCCAGGGCTACCAATGAGGGCGAACGCCATCACCACCGAGGCACGCCCACCAGTTGAGCTTACAATTCGCGTAAAATGCTGTCTACTTTTTTCGCATAGAAAGCTAAATTTTTCTACGCCGAACGTGTTGTAGAACCTCTTGCCGCGCAAGCAACCGAGCGACCCGGCCCGGGGCGAAATCCGCCGCCAACAGATGCACCGCTTTCGCGTAAACGGCAAGTATCAATCAATGCAAATCCATCATAAAACTTTTAAGAGAACAAGAGAAATTTCATTCTCGAAATCGGATATCAACCGGCCAGCATATTTCTCACTGGCTGAGACGTAGAATACGGACCGCGTCCGCTCGGTAGTCCGCGGGCCGCATGGACATCGCCACATCGCCGCCGTCGAGCCAGATCTCGCTCATGTCGCGGTAGTGGCGAGACAGCGGGTGGCCGGACTGGCCGACCGTGGCGACGAAGCGGGACCGGTCCGGCTCGGCGAGATCGTACAGTCCGCGATAGCTCGCGGCGAGGCGAACGGTGAAGGGCTCGTCGCTCGACAGATCGTAGCGCGCATGTCCGACGTTCAGGCTGGTTCCATCTCCACCCATGGGCAAGTCCAGGCCGGCCAGAACGTTCCCGAGCGGCAGCCGGTCGAGCACGGGATGACGCAATTCGAGCACGTGCACGGATCCCCAGCGCCATGCCGCCCGGTCCGCGCCGAAACGCAGGGTCAGCCACGCCAGGGCGTCGGCCCACGCCGCCCGCACAATGCCCGGGCAGGTTTCGCCGCGGTCCGCCGTCGACACGTCGTCGCACCAGTCGACCCGCGTGCCGCCGAGCAGGGCCGCCTTCGTGAACGCGGCCCGCGACCCGGCATAGGAGTCGAACAGATCCCCGAGTTCGTCGCCGTAGAGACGTCTCGCGAGCGCCGCATACCAGGCGTGGAAGATCAAGGGCTCGATCCGGTCCGGCGCCGCCACCCGGTCCCAGGCCAGCAGCCGCCGCGCCTCGCCGGACAAGGGCCCGGACCGGCCTAGCTGGTCGATCATGACCGGCAGGAGGTCGCGCGCCAGCATCGACATCGTGTCGTGCTGCAAGCGCCGCATGTCGCCCAGGTCGTAGCCGCCTCCGGCGAGGCGTTCGTCGAGCCGTCGCGCGCGCAGCGGCTCCTCCCATTCGCGCGTGATCAGGTGGGGATAATCCGGCCCGACCACGGCGTTGTTGGCATTGAACAATCGGCCGGACGGCGGGTCGACCGCATGGGGAAGCTCGTCGAACGGTATCGTTCCCCGCCAGTCGAAGCCGGCCTCCGCCCCGGGGACGGCCTCGAAGCCGTCGCCGCCCTCGCGAACCGGCAGGTGGCCCGGCGCGTAGAAGCCGATCCGACCGTCGACATCGGCATAGTGGATGTTCTGCTGCGGCGACGTGTAGGTGCGGATCGCCTCGACGAAGCCGTCCCAGTCGCGGGCCCTGGCGAGGCGGAAGCCGGTCGCCGGCGTGATGTCGTTCGCGTCCAGGCCGCTCCAGGCAAAGCCGATGAGGCGGTCGCGGCCGACCGTGCCGCTCTCTTCGCCGATGACGTCCGAAAGGATCGGGCCGTGCCGGGTGCTTCGGATGTCCAGGGTCACAGACTCGCCCCCTTTGACCCGGACGACTTCCCGCCTCGTCGTGAACGGCGCCACGCCCTCGGGCGTGCGGTAGAAGCCCGGCCGGTCCGGGACCGCCTCCTCGACGAACAGGTCCTGGACGTCGCCGCCCGTGTTCGTGAAGCCCCAGGCGATGTGGTCGTTCCGGCCGAGAACGACGGCCGGCAGGCCGGGTATGGTCGCACCGATGACGTTCAGCCCGGGCGCGCTCAGATGCGCGAGATACCACACGCCGGGTATCCGGTTGGACATGTGCGGGTCGTTGGCGAGCAGCGGCTTTCCGGTCGCGGTGCGGCTGCCCGCCAGGACCCAGGCGTTCGAGCCCTGGCCGTCCGGCGGCGCGGGCGGCAGCGCGGCCGCAAGCGCCGCGAGATGCCGGGGCGACGGAGCACCCGCCAGCGTGACCGGACCGTCCTTGTTCGCATCCGGCCAGAGATCCGCCATGTGGGCGTCGTCCAGCCGGGTGCGCAGGCGGAGGCGCAAAAGCTCCCGCCGCCAGTTTTCCGCCAGATCGAGCGCCATCAGCCGGGTCAGGACGAGGCTGTCCGCCACTGTCCAGGGCTCCGGCCGTATGCCGAGCACGAGGAACTCGGGCGGCAGGAGGCCGTTGCGGTTCGACAGCAAGGCGTTGACGCCGTCGGCATAGGCTTGAAAGAGGCGCAACGCGTCCGGCGGCAGGCGGGCTTCGCTCGCCTCGGCCAAGCCATGAAGGTCGAGGGCGCGTGACAAACGGTCATAGGGCAGGCCCGCCGGGCCGACCGCCTCGGCCAGCCGGCCGGCGCCGATCCGGCGGTGGAACTCCATCTGCCAGAGACGATCCTGCGCATGCGCGTAGCCGAGCGCCCGATAGGCGTCGGCTTCGTCCGCCGCCTCGATATGCGGAATGCCGAACGTGTCGCGCACGACATCGACCGGGGCCGTCAGTCCCGGCAGCCGGGCCTGGCCCTCGACCTGGGGCAGGCTGGACCACAGGGCGAGAAACAGCGCGGCCACGGCCGCCAGACCGAGCAAGCCGACCAGCGACACGGTCCAGGCAAACCAACGCACGTCATCGCTCCGGGGGATGTTCGACAGACGAGGCCACCTTAGCGATTGCGGCGTCCGCGGCTAGCCTGCGTCGCGCCTGCGCAAATGTCGCGCCCTGCG
Above is a genomic segment from Geminicoccaceae bacterium SCSIO 64248 containing:
- the mutL gene encoding DNA mismatch repair endonuclease MutL, which gives rise to MATPAAARVAPARTIRRLPPGVVNRIAAGEVVERPAAAVKELVENALDAGATRIEVALTGGGSGRIVVTDDGHGMMPEELVLAVERHATSKLPDDDLIDIRSFGFRGEALPSLGAVGRLTLTSRRTETDQAWSLGVDAGTVGTPRPAALRHGTRVEVTDLFYATPARLKFLKSERSEVQAVQDVIERLALAAPSVAFSLRTDGRDVLRCETEGADLFDRQQRRVGQILGRATMDATVAVEVERDGVRLSGLLGLPTASRTNARAQYLFVNGRPVQDPLLRSALRGAYTDLLAKGRHPVAVLFVALAPDRVDVNVHPAKAEVRFREPGAIRNLIVGGLRQALSASGHMAAPGGSLGAPQAFRSGLPAGRRPLSPGLAEAAVAYQAPAIGQDRLGDMPPGARAPEPLPSSAAASDPTYPLGAARAQLHDSYIVAQTADGLVLVDQHAAHERIVYERLKAELASGGVRRQGLLLPEVVELGERDAQSVLAHAPELLRLGLAVEAFGPGAILVRETPAMLGAADAGALVRDLADDLADLGEALSLGEALFAVSARMACHGSVRAGRRLTLGEMDALLRTMERTPNAGQCNHGRPTFITLELNDIERLFGRR
- a CDS encoding ferredoxin family protein, which produces MAYVVTEACIKCKYMDCVEVCPVDCFYEGENMLVINPDECIDCGVCEPECPAEAILPDMDPVAEKWAELNRQYSTGSWPNITRKGEAPADAEEFQGVENKYERYFSSEPGEGT
- a CDS encoding CarD family transcriptional regulator; this encodes MAKVMSFEPGDYVVYPSHGVGRIRAIETENIAGLQLEMYVVSFENERLILRVPVNKVSKSGMRKLSTKDTIGSAMDALRGKPKPRRQVMWSRRAQEYEAKINSGDPVSIAEVVRELHRADDVDQSYSERQMYRAALERLAREVAAIEKIDEEAATEKLEKFLAAQQAAA
- the gshB gene encoding glutathione synthase; the encoded protein is MSLAVAIQMDPIEPIDINADSTFVLALEAERRGHGLYHYLPKDLSYRQGRIYAKARPLNVRRVKGDHFTLGPVETIDLAALDVVLMRQDPPFDMAYIGATHLLERIHPRTLVVNDPAEVRNAPEKLFVTHFVDLMPPTLITHDPAEIRAFRQEYQDIIVKPLYGNGGSRVFHIRPEDDNLNALLEFFASTTNEPLMVQRYLPEVRAGDKRVILIDGEPAGAINRVPASGEARANMHSGGRAEKADMTERDREICALIGPTLKEKGLVFVGIDVIGPYLTEINVTSPTGLQEIDRFDGVNLEGRIWDVIESKRASLLSV
- a CDS encoding histidine triad nucleotide-binding protein, whose translation is MAYDDDNIFARILRGEIPSRKVYEDEHALAFEDINPQAPVHVLVIPKGRYVSMADFGTTASPAEITGFFRAVATVAAQLGLDRPGYRMLANHGDAAGQEVPHFHVHLFGGRKLGPMLTRVQAD
- a CDS encoding VanZ family protein, translated to MSLSPSRAARAAADITRAQVEKGDGGRSALRTVGFVVWLLLWSMVVAASLGPVAESVPGTDKLHHFLAYGALAGTALLFARSPVGLIAAAIGTVLASGAIEILQGYVPNRQPDVADLAANGVGAAFGLAIALAILLVRRRRSQSA
- a CDS encoding helix-turn-helix transcriptional regulator yields the protein MPQLAENLPAKPAGGRSRAMDVDRYVSLRIRQRRIMLGLTQQQMAELIGVTYQQAHKYETGINRISAGRLYQIAQALGVDIGYFFEDVDPENAARSRNQELMPQQRMLLELARNFAAVPNRKYQEALCNMARALASPEGRD
- a CDS encoding penicillin acylase family protein yields the protein MRWFAWTVSLVGLLGLAAVAALFLALWSSLPQVEGQARLPGLTAPVDVVRDTFGIPHIEAADEADAYRALGYAHAQDRLWQMEFHRRIGAGRLAEAVGPAGLPYDRLSRALDLHGLAEASEARLPPDALRLFQAYADGVNALLSNRNGLLPPEFLVLGIRPEPWTVADSLVLTRLMALDLAENWRRELLRLRLRTRLDDAHMADLWPDANKDGPVTLAGAPSPRHLAALAAALPPAPPDGQGSNAWVLAGSRTATGKPLLANDPHMSNRIPGVWYLAHLSAPGLNVIGATIPGLPAVVLGRNDHIAWGFTNTGGDVQDLFVEEAVPDRPGFYRTPEGVAPFTTRREVVRVKGGESVTLDIRSTRHGPILSDVIGEESGTVGRDRLIGFAWSGLDANDITPATGFRLARARDWDGFVEAIRTYTSPQQNIHYADVDGRIGFYAPGHLPVREGGDGFEAVPGAEAGFDWRGTIPFDELPHAVDPPSGRLFNANNAVVGPDYPHLITREWEEPLRARRLDERLAGGGYDLGDMRRLQHDTMSMLARDLLPVMIDQLGRSGPLSGEARRLLAWDRVAAPDRIEPLIFHAWYAALARRLYGDELGDLFDSYAGSRAAFTKAALLGGTRVDWCDDVSTADRGETCPGIVRAAWADALAWLTLRFGADRAAWRWGSVHVLELRHPVLDRLPLGNVLAGLDLPMGGDGTSLNVGHARYDLSSDEPFTVRLAASYRGLYDLAEPDRSRFVATVGQSGHPLSRHYRDMSEIWLDGGDVAMSMRPADYRADAVRILRLSQ